The Aurantiacibacter gangjinensis genome includes a region encoding these proteins:
- the rplE gene encoding 50S ribosomal protein L5 has product MADYTPRLKTKYNQEIVKAMTEKFGYENPMQVPKLAKITLNMGVGEASQDKKKVQTAADEMQAIAGQKPVITKAKKSIAQFKLRDGMPIGCKVNLRRDRMYEFLDRLVTIAMPRIRDFRGLNPKSFDGNGNYAMGIKEQIIFPEISYDQIEKVRGMDIIVTTTAKTDEEARELLRLFGFPFPAQQSEEEKEAA; this is encoded by the coding sequence ATGGCTGATTATACCCCCCGCCTGAAGACGAAGTATAACCAAGAAATCGTCAAGGCGATGACCGAGAAGTTCGGCTACGAGAACCCGATGCAGGTTCCCAAGCTTGCCAAGATCACGCTCAACATGGGCGTGGGCGAGGCGAGCCAGGACAAGAAGAAGGTTCAGACCGCAGCCGACGAAATGCAGGCGATTGCCGGCCAGAAGCCGGTTATCACCAAGGCAAAGAAATCCATCGCCCAGTTCAAGCTGCGCGACGGTATGCCGATCGGTTGCAAGGTAAACCTGCGCCGTGACCGCATGTACGAATTTCTCGACCGCCTGGTGACGATCGCCATGCCCCGCATTCGCGACTTCCGTGGCCTGAATCCGAAGAGCTTCGATGGCAATGGCAATTACGCCATGGGCATCAAGGAGCAGATCATCTTCCCGGAGATCAGCTACGACCAGATCGAGAAGGTGCGCGGCATGGATATCATCGTCACCACCACCGCGAAGACCGACGAGGAAGCGCGCGAGCTGCTGCGTCTCTTCGGTTTCCCGTTCCCGGCTCAGCAGTCGGAAGAAGAAAAGGAAGCGGCCTGA
- the rplN gene encoding 50S ribosomal protein L14, with protein MIQMQSNLEVADNSGAKRVQCIKVLGGSKRRTASVGDVIVVSVKEAQPRARVKKGDVHRAVIVRTKKDVRRPDGTVIRFDSNAAVLVNKTEEPIGTRIFGPVVRELRGKGFMKIISLAPEVL; from the coding sequence ATGATCCAGATGCAATCCAATCTCGAAGTCGCGGACAATAGCGGCGCGAAGCGCGTCCAGTGCATCAAGGTGCTGGGCGGGTCTAAGCGTCGTACGGCGTCCGTCGGCGACGTGATCGTGGTTTCCGTGAAGGAAGCCCAGCCGCGCGCCCGCGTGAAAAAGGGCGACGTGCACCGTGCGGTGATCGTGCGTACCAAGAAGGACGTTCGCCGTCCCGATGGCACCGTGATCCGTTTCGACAGCAATGCCGCGGTTCTGGTCAACAAGACCGAAGAGCCGATCGGCACGCGTATCTTCGGCCCCGTCGTGCGTGAACTGCGCGGCAAGGGCTTCATGAAGATCATCTCGCTCGCGCCGGAGGTGCTGTAA
- the rpmC gene encoding 50S ribosomal protein L29, producing MADKNNMEDLRTKTDDQLSEALTMLKKEQFNLRFQAATNQLEGAARVKEVRRQIARIKTLQGERAREAAKA from the coding sequence ATGGCCGATAAGAACAACATGGAAGACCTGCGCACCAAGACCGACGATCAGCTGTCGGAAGCGCTGACGATGCTCAAGAAAGAGCAGTTCAACCTTCGTTTCCAGGCCGCCACCAACCAGCTGGAAGGTGCCGCCCGCGTGAAGGAAGTCCGTCGTCAGATCGCGCGCATCAAGACGCTTCAGGGCGAACGTGCCCGCGAAGCGGCGAAAGCGTAA
- the rplX gene encoding 50S ribosomal protein L24 yields the protein MASAKIKKGDTVVVLSGKDKGQTGTVQQVMPKEGKILVEGVNVMTRHRKPSQANPQGGIDRVPAPLHIAKVAIADPKDGKPTRVRFEEKDGKKVRVAVKSGETIDG from the coding sequence ATGGCTTCTGCTAAGATCAAGAAGGGCGACACCGTCGTGGTGCTCTCGGGCAAGGACAAGGGCCAGACCGGCACCGTCCAGCAGGTCATGCCGAAAGAAGGCAAGATCCTGGTCGAAGGCGTGAATGTGATGACCCGTCATCGCAAGCCGTCGCAGGCCAACCCGCAGGGCGGCATCGACCGCGTTCCCGCTCCGTTGCATATCGCCAAGGTTGCGATTGCCGATCCCAAGGATGGCAAGCCCACCCGCGTCCGTTTCGAGGAAAAGGACGGGAAGAAGGTGCGCGTTGCCGTCAAGTCCGGGGAGACCATCGATGGCTGA
- the rpsN gene encoding 30S ribosomal protein S14, whose protein sequence is MAKLSSINKNERRKQLVKKYAAKYAKLKAVADDESLDETARLMARLKMAELPRNANPTRVRNRCTTTGRPRGYYRKFGLNRIELRDLANKGLIPGVTKSSW, encoded by the coding sequence ATGGCGAAACTGAGTTCCATAAACAAGAACGAGCGGCGCAAGCAGCTCGTCAAGAAGTACGCTGCGAAATACGCAAAGCTGAAGGCAGTTGCCGACGATGAGTCGCTCGATGAAACCGCGCGCCTCATGGCACGCCTGAAAATGGCCGAGCTGCCCCGCAATGCGAACCCCACCCGTGTGCGCAACCGCTGCACCACCACCGGCCGCCCGCGCGGCTACTATCGCAAGTTCGGGCTTAACCGCATCGAACTCCGCGATCTGGCCAATAAAGGCCTGATCCCGGGCGTGACCAAGTCGAGCTGGTGA
- the rplP gene encoding 50S ribosomal protein L16, whose translation MLQPKKTKFRKAFKGKIHGNAKGGTDLNFGSYGLKALEPERVTARQIEAARRAITRHIKRQGRLWIRIFPDVPVSKKPAEVRQGKGKGSVEFWAARVKPGRILFELDGVPGPLAAEAFSRAAMKLPIKTKVVARLGDTSHLGGTK comes from the coding sequence ATGCTGCAACCGAAGAAAACCAAGTTCCGCAAGGCGTTCAAGGGCAAGATCCATGGCAACGCCAAGGGCGGTACGGACCTGAATTTCGGGTCTTACGGCCTCAAGGCTCTCGAGCCGGAACGCGTGACCGCGCGCCAGATCGAGGCGGCACGTCGTGCGATCACGCGCCACATCAAGCGCCAGGGTCGTCTCTGGATCCGCATCTTTCCCGATGTGCCGGTTTCGAAGAAGCCTGCAGAAGTGCGTCAGGGTAAGGGCAAGGGCTCCGTCGAATTCTGGGCTGCTCGCGTGAAGCCGGGCCGTATCCTGTTCGAGCTCGACGGCGTTCCCGGTCCGCTGGCCGCCGAAGCCTTCAGCCGCGCTGCAATGAAGCTGCCGATCAAGACCAAGGTCGTGGCCCGTCTGGGTGACACCTCGCACCTGGGAGGCACCAAGTAA